A genomic region of Pelodiscus sinensis isolate JC-2024 chromosome 1, ASM4963464v1, whole genome shotgun sequence contains the following coding sequences:
- the GPR19 gene encoding putative G-protein coupled receptor 19: protein MTGARPEVLSSGIPSRKRNRSSPRTVLGSRAQEENITMMFAHGMDSSKSAFVIPTVLLPLQNDSHSNTSMSLASHEMADFSQEHRSERNSTVLQYELRPGEIVAASMVFGALWLFSVFGNSLVCLVIHRSRRTQSTTNYFVVSMACADLLISMASAPFVLLQFMSGRWTLGSIMCKLVRYFQYLTPGVQIYVLLSICVDRFYTIVYPLSFKVSREKAKKMIAASWIFDAAFVSPAFFFYGSSWDNHCNFFLPYSWEGAVYSIIHLLVSFLIPSIFIILFYQKVIKYIWRIGTDGRTVRRTMNIVPRTKVKTIKMFLMLNLVFLLSWLPFYVVQLWHPQETDYRKSSLVFMAITWISFSSSASKPILYSVYNANFRKGMKETFCMSSMKCYRSNAYTITTSSRIAKKNYVGISEIPAPTKTVTKDSIYDSFDREAKEKKLAWPINSNPPNTFV from the coding sequence AGCTCAAGAGGAAAACATAACTATGATGTTTGCCCATGGTATGGATAGTagcaaaagtgcttttgttatCCCAACAGTACTGCTACCACTACAGAACGACAGCCACTCTAACACCTCTATGTCTCTGGCAAGCCATGAGATGGCAGATTTCTCCCAGGAACACAGGTCAGAGAGGAACAGTACTGTCCTGCAGTATGAACTGAGACCAGGGGAAATAGTAGCAGCCAGCATGGTTTTTGGAGCATTATGGTTGTTCTCTGTCTTTGGAAATTCCCTCGTTTGCTTAGTGATCCACAGGAGCAGGAGAACTCAGTCTACAACCAACTACTTTGTGGTCTCCATGGCTTGTGCTGATCTCCTCATTAGCATGGCAAGTGCTCCATTTGTGCTGCTCCAGTTTATGTCTGGCAGGTGGACCCTTGGAAGCATCATGTGCAAACTGGTGAGATATTTTCAGTATCTCACCCCTGGAGTCCAGATCTACGTGCTGCTCTCCATCTGCGTAGACAGGTTCTACACAATTGTCTACCCTTTGAGTTTCAAAGTATCCAGAGAAAAAGCCAAGAAAATGATTGCAGCATCTTGGATCTTTGATGCCGCTTTTGTGTCCCCAGCTTTCTTCTTCTATGGCTCTAGTTGGGACAACCATTGCAACTTTTTTCTCCCTTATTCTTGGGAGGGAGCTGTCTATAGCATCATCCACCTATTAGTGAGTTTTTTGATTCCATCCATTTTCATCATCCTGTTTTACCAAAAGGTCATCAAATACATTTGGAGGATAGGTACTGATGGCAGAACAGTTAGGCGGACCATGAATATAGTTCCAAGGACAAAAGTGAAAACCATCAAGATGTTCCTGATGTTAAATTTAGTATTTCTACTATCATGGCTCCCTTTTTATGTGGTGCAGCTGTGGCACCCACAGGAAACAGACTACAGAAAGAGTTCCTTGGTTTTTATGGCTATCACTTGGATATCCTTTAGTTCTTCAGCCTCTAAGCCCATCCTGTACTCAGTGTATAATGCAAACTTCAGGAAAGGGATGAAAGAAACATTTTGCATGTCCTCTATGAAGTGCTATCGAAGCAATGCATACACCATCACCACCAGTTCCAGGATAGCCAAAAAAAATTATGTCGGAATCTCAGAAATCCCTGCACCAACCAAAACTGTAACCAAAGACTCAATCTATGATTCATTTGACAgagaagcaaaggaaaaaaagctTGCATGGCCTATTAATTCAAACCCACCAAATACATTTGTCTAA